DNA from Mycobacterium sp. SMC-8:
AGCGGCAGTTCGATTTTCAGCATCCGGGTGAGCGGCCGGTATCCGACCGCGGTGGCCGCGTCGAGCACCACCGGGGACACCGCGTCCAGCGCTTCGGGCACCGCCCGCACCAGCAGCGCGACGGTGTACAGCGTCAGCGCGACGATCACGTTGGCTTCGTCGAGGATCCGGGTCGGGATGATCAACGGCAGCACCACGAACAGGGCCAGCGACGGGACGGTGAAGACGATGCTGGCCGTCACCGTCGTCAGTCGCCGCAGCACCGTCGTCCGCTGCACCAGCGCACCGAGCGGCACCGCGATCAGCAGTCCCAGCACGATCGGGATCAGCGACAGCCGCAGATGGATCACCGTCAGCGTCCATAGCGTGTCGAGGTGGGTGACCAGGTACCGCATCGGCTCAGCCCCCGGCCTGCCTGGCGATGCGCTGTGCGTCCAGCGCGGCGAGCACGTCGTCGGCCTTCATCCCGCCGATCACCTGGCCGCCGTCGTCGACGGCCACCCCGAGCCCGGCCGGGGAGGACAGCGCCGCGTCCAGCGCCTGCCGCAGCGTGCCGTCGGGCTGGAACAGCGACCCACCCGCAATGGTGCTGTCGTACAACGAACTCCCGCTGCGGTGCAGTTCGACACCGGCGGCGTCGATCCACGCGTACGGGGTGCCGTCGGGCCGGGTCACCAGCGCCCAGTCTCCCGGCCTCAGTACCAGGTCGTCGATCTCGGGTTCACCGACATGGCGGATGCCGTGCAGCGGTAGCCCGGTCGCGTGGAAGAACTGCAGGCCGCGGTATCCGCGGTCGGCACCGACGAATCCGGCGACGGTGTCGTTGGCCGGATTGGACAGCAGCCGAGCCGGCGCGTCGTACTGCTGCAGGACCCCGCCGCGGCC
Protein-coding regions in this window:
- a CDS encoding ABC transporter permease, with the protein product MRYLVTHLDTLWTLTVIHLRLSLIPIVLGLLIAVPLGALVQRTTVLRRLTTVTASIVFTVPSLALFVVLPLIIPTRILDEANVIVALTLYTVALLVRAVPEALDAVSPVVLDAATAVGYRPLTRMLKIELPLALPVLIASLRVVAVTNISMVAVGSVIGIGGLGTWFTEGYQANKSDQIVAGIIAIFVLAIVIDTLIMLIGRALTPWTRADRASTAKAGAPA